The Rosa rugosa chromosome 1, drRosRugo1.1, whole genome shotgun sequence genomic sequence ttttttttttttcttctgccgGTTCAAGGGTGCAGATGCTTAGGTGGCCGGTTCAAGTCTTTTTAGGCCGGTTCCCGGGAAAATTTTTCCGGTTACCGGACTCTTGGATTGAGGCGCTACTGCTGGAAAATTTTTGTAGcaattggaggtccggaaggtggtgaacaggtggagtatttgctgcgggtggtttggagcttttggtggccggttcggtaggtttccggcagGTTCTTgaggtggcgccgccggttctggactcctagGATAGTGGGCTTCAAGATGTGCGGCAGGGGCCGgaagggtttcaaggttttgtattcggatttagggttttagctatttgtttcagggttagggcttcgtgttgataacgtgtttaaggaataGAGAAtcaagagagattgatgagtgaattgtgcatttcattattgagaataggagccatatatatagggattacaaagtacatgttctaatggtacaaggaaaactattctgaataggactaggaattctagaacattctctcctattacaatcacggaactaatcctagtttgattaggcacacataagtcgatttccttcaacaTGACAAAGATTGTGGACCTAAACTAGGAGTGAAATCCAATCTTTGAGCATTTAATATATACTAGTCTTCCCTACATATGCTACGCACATGTAAAGCAGatttttagttttaatttttttcttttaaaatttataaattataaatataatGTTTATGTCTTGCTAGTTAtttgaaaagagagaaaaacgGAAAGTTATAGATGAGAATAGTGGGAAGTTATCTAGAGAAGATGGTAGTGGGAAGTTATCGACGTACGGATAGGGTTAATGGAAAAATATTTGCATATGAGtagttattaaattttttttttcttttaattgttttgttagtattttgttatttactttaatAACCTTTAGATATTAAAAATGATTTGAAACTAATATATGGTGTGGGAGTCTTTATGTCATTTCACCTCATTTTAACTAATAAAGTgggttctcttaataatagtgtgtgtgtgtgtgtgtgtgtgtgtaaaacTTGAAGGAGAGATGAACCCATCCTTCATGAAGCTACTCTGCTATTTCTCGTGTCTCACTGCAACTAACGATGACAGTCATGTGTTACTAAAGAGTGTGACACTTGTAATCCTTTACAACTCTCTTTTATAACGTGCATTTTATAACGTGTCACACAGGTCATGAGACCAACTCAAAGAGTGTTGCTCAATGCCTTATCATCCCGTAAGTTTTCTTACTATATAAATATACTCAATAAGCACAAATTAAGGTAAATTAAGACAAATTAATTTCAAAATGTGTAAAAAGCAGATCCCGAACTTCTTGCATGCAAAACTTTCTCCTTTCCTTCCATAAAAAGCAACCTATTACTATTTCCAGATTTGGTCTCAATAACAACATGCAAGCTCCAAATCTCCACCGCTCCATTCTAAACCCATCAAACCCCAACCCTACACGTGTCAAACTTCCCAAATCTACTCGTTTCCACATCAACCTCGTTCCTAGTCAACCAAAAATGTGACCTCTCGTCTCCTCCAAATCTGTGATTCGTCTTCCTCTGTTTTGGGCTTTGGCAGAGTCCTCTGTTTTCAGTGCAAACAGAGATAGCCATGAAAATGAAACCAGAGACTGTGACACTGGTGCTGGTCAATCTAGCCAGTATTATGCAGCGAGCTGATGAGTCCCTTCTGCCAGGAGTCTACAAAGAAGTAGGAGCCTCTCTTCACACAGACCCAACTGGGTTGGGATCTCTGACTCTGTTCAGATCCATTGTCCAATCCTCCTGCTACCCACTTGCTGCTTATCTTGCTATGCGTCACAACCGAGCCCATGTCATTGCTCTTGGTGCTTTTCTTTGGGCTGCCGCCACTTTTCTCGTTGGCTTCTCCTCTACTTTCCTTCAGgtctatctctctcttttgtCTCAGATTGGTTTTGTTATAGTGTGTATTGGGTATTTGTAATCATAGATCGAAGTCAAGCCTTGAATTGGGTTGGTTGATTAGGCGAGTGTGGCTGTTTGTGTTttattggttgattttgatattcTTGAACAGTTTAATCGTGTGGTTGATAAGATAGATTAGTCAGTTTTGTCAATGTAGTGTTGATTTTCCCACATTGACAAGCAAAGTGGATTAGAGTACTAATCTTGAAGATGGGTCTAGCTTTGCTTGATCTAGAAAGAATGATGATGGATTATGGATACTAAAGGAAATGTTATAGTTTTTTGAGGTGAATtagttgcttttttttttattattaaaatgaATAGTTGAAGTTGGCAAAAATTTGGTTTCCGTTTTGCctattttcatttcattttccatATTGAAGATCTCTCTGGAGTGACATAGTGAAATTGTCCTAAAGAATCAAGCGTATCAATAGCCAATTCAAACCTAgcaaattttctgttttttccttCTTAGCAGTTAGCATAATGTACTTAGGCTCCTTCATTACTGAAAAAAGCTCATGCTGTATATTTGGGATACCAGTTACAATGTTACATGAAGCACATATTTTTGTGTTTGAgttaaaaatatttaacaaGTATGAGTTATGATGATGCCCCTTTTGGGAATGTTTGCATTGGTTAACACATAGCTTGTAGCTCTTGAGCGGAGATCATAAACCTTAAACTAGTTAGAAGTAAAGAAGCTCTAAAGAACTGTATAAATTATAAGGTGCAACTGAAAAAAGCAgatctcttaaaaaaaaaactgaaaaatgcATTCTTCATGTACACAGTTCATGACATTGGTTGTTTTCGTATTTTAAACTCTACCATTCTGACCTAAGAACCTGTTTCATTTAATCGATTCCAGATTATAATTCAACATTTAGTTGTCTGATTTGGTTATTAGGTTGCTATTTCAAGAGGTTTAAATGGTGTTGGACTTGCCATAGTCATTCCTGCCATTCAGTCACTTGTTGCTGACTCAACAGATGATAACAACCGTGGTACAGCATTTGGATGGTTACAACTAACAGGAAATCTAGGCTCCATAATAGGTGGTCTTTTTTCTGTACTAATAGCCTCCACTTCAGTAATGGGTATAGAGGGTTGGAGAATTGCATTCCATCTGGTTGGGCTCATTAGTGTCATAGTCGGTATATTGGTTCGTCTCTTTGCTAATGATCCGCACTACGTACAGAACAATGGTAGAGCTAAAGATGAAATGCCACATACTTTTTCAGAAGAAGTGAAGGACCTGATTAAAGAATCCAAGTCGGTTATCAAAATCCCAACTTTTC encodes the following:
- the LOC133724763 gene encoding uncharacterized protein LOC133724763 isoform X3, encoding MKMKPETVTLVLVNLASIMQRADESLLPGVYKEVGASLHTDPTGLGSLTLFRSIVQSSCYPLAAYLAMRHNRAHVIALGAFLWAAATFLVGFSSTFLQVAISRGLNGVGLAIVIPAIQSLVADSTDDNNRGTAFGWLQLTGNLGSIIGGLFSVLIASTSVMGIEGWRIAFHLVGLISVIVGILVRLFANDPHYVQNNGRAKDEMPHTFSEEVKDLIKESKSVIKIPTFQILIAQGVFGSFPWSGLSFAPLWLELIGFSHKETAVLWTIFIIGASLGSLFGGKMGDVLAKPFPNAGRIVLSQISAGSAIPFAALLLLGLPDDPSTGFMHGLVLFIMGWFTSWNAPATNKDRP